One genomic region from Argentina anserina chromosome 2, drPotAnse1.1, whole genome shotgun sequence encodes:
- the LOC126784150 gene encoding uclacyanin-3-like, giving the protein MALANIPMLLSLLMALFGVCFGEVYQVGDSSGWTDKAVNYTIWASYRNLTVGDVLHFKYDKKENNVVRVLHKAFRTCNPKHEVYRLHTGDDYIRLNRPGNFFFICSVNGHCRSGQKLHVTVSKSVPSVSPGTAPTLSQVPVSSPPSSTATPVAAPKAAPIAAPKAAPTAAPAAAPKAALTPKYAPTPSPTTPYGPPSEDFPPDVPLELNPAPKAAPPNPPKSSAPSVQSSMSFLMATLFIAFIVV; this is encoded by the exons ATGGCTTTGGCCAATATTCCGATGCTTCTTTCTCTTCTGATGGCCTTGTTTGGAGTCTGCTTTGGGGAGGTTTACCAAGTGGGTGACTCTAGCGGATGGACAGACAAAGCTGTTAACTATACGATCTGGGCATCATACAGAAACCTCACCGTTGGGGACGTTCTTC ATTTCAAGTATGACAAAAAGGAGAACAATGTGGTGAGAGTGTTACATAAAGCATTTAGGACATGCAACCCAAAGCATGAAGTCTACAGGCTGCACACCGGAGATGATTATATACGCTTAAATAGACCTGGaaacttcttcttcatctgtaGTGTCAACGGACATTGCCGCTCCGGCCAGAAACTTCATGTTACCGTTTCTAAGTCAGTTCCAAGTGTCAGTCCTGGAACAGCCCCAACCCTATCACAGGTACCGGTTTCCAGCCCACCATCTTCTACAGCCACCCCCGTTGCTGCCCCGAAAGCTGCTCCCATTGCCGCCCCAAAAGCTGCACCGACTGCCGCTCCCGCTGCGGCCCCTAAAGCTGCACTGACTCCTAAATACGCCCCCACTCCTTCCCCTACAACTCCTTATGGACCACCAAGTGAAGACTTTCCTCCTGATGTTCCCTTAGAACTGAACCCAGCGCCTAAGGCAGCTCCTCCCAACCCGCCCAAGAGCAGTGCTCCATCCGTTCAGTCTTCTATGTCATTCTTGATGGCAACGCTGTTTATTGCCTTTATTGTGGTCTAA
- the LOC126784151 gene encoding leucine-rich repeat extensin-like protein 4 has product MGQFPQGPPIKVNLQSKCLDCQVKLKKKLQKMSGVHDVHIVPEQGGTVTVSGSIDSKLLMEVIRNNYKEAKLLCPFEKNEPSKNAVCQQMSCSDDESDDSKDDYPGHNFPANNKPDNDDAGSISEPKKDKKTKMCGIMRCFGKKSNPTPIRPPPPRPKPEPRLPLMGIPANGVFQGPLIRPAFRPGMPWMPPYGPPPPPYVWRPELPTAFGYPFQRSPPRSNPMVHYTDYRDNYRYH; this is encoded by the exons ATGGGACAATTCCCGCAGGGTCCTCCTATCAAAGTGAATCTTCAAAGTAAGTGTTTGGATTGTCAAGTGAAGCTGAAGAAAAAGTTGCAGAAGATGAGTG GGGTGCATGATGTCCACATCGTTCCAGAACAAGGTGGCACAGTAACAGTTTCAGGTAGCATAGACTCGAAGTTGCTCATGGAGGTGATCCGAAACAATTACAAGGAGGCCAAGTTACTCTGCCCATTTGAAAAGAATGAACCCTCGAAAAATGCAGTGTGCCAACAAATGTCTTGCTCTGATGATGAAAGTGATGATAGCAAGGACGATTACCCTGGCCACAATTTTCCTGCAAATAACAAGCCCGACAATGATGATGCTGGCTCAATTAGTGAACCCAAGAAAGATAAGAAGACAAAAATGTGTGGAATAATGAGATGTTTTGGCAAGAAAAGTAACCCTACGCCCATTCGTCCACCTCCTCCTCGACCAAAACCTGAGCCTCGGCTGCCCCTCATGGGAATTCCGGCCAATGGGGTTTTCCAGGGGCCGCTAATTAGGCCAGCATTTCGACCAGGGATGCCATGGATGCCGCCATATGGGCCACCGCCACCGCCGTATGTATGGAGGCCGGAATTGCCTACGGCCTTCGGATATCCTTTCCAGAGGTCGCCGCCAAGATCGAACCCTATGGTTCATTACACCGATTATAGAGACAACTACCGTTATCATTGA
- the LOC126782242 gene encoding xyloglucan endotransglucosylase protein 1-like, with translation MVSAYYSSSNVSALLIFLFMMSTPMVAFGGKFYEDFYITWGPKNAKMLDHGQLLTLSLDNVTGSAFESYNQYLYVKIEMQIKLVAGNSAGTVTTFYLSSTGDRHDEIDFEFLGNVTGQPYILHTNVFCQGKGNREQQFYLWFDPTADFHSYSILWNPLNIVFLVDGIPIRQFKNLESFGIPFPKYQRMRLYSSLWNADNWATRGGLEKIDWTQAPFTASYRYFSADSNSHAAWYWEKVDYIGKGQMQWVQKNYMIYNYCTDAKRFPLGFAPECYLTYLS, from the exons ATGGTTTCTGCTTATTATTCTTCTTCCAATGTTTCAGCGTTGCTCATTTTCCTCTTTATGATGAGCACTCCCATGGTTGCCTTtggtggcaaattttatgaaGATTTCTATATAACATGGGGACCGAAGAATGCCAAAATGCTTGATCATGGACAGCTCTTGACTCTCTCCCTCGACAATGTCACTGGATCAGCTTTTGAGTCCTACAATCAATATCTATATGTAAAGATAGAAATGCAGATCAAGCTTGTTGCCGGAAACTCAGCCGGTACCGTCACTACGTTCTAC TTGTCGTCAACAGGAGACCGTCATGATGAGATAGACTTCGAATTCTTGGGGAATGTTACTGGTCAGCCTTACATTCTTCATACGAATGTCTTTTGCCAAGGAAAGGGCAATAGAGAACAGCAATTCTACCTTTGGTTTGATCCTACTGCCGACTTCCACTCATATTCTATACTATGGAATCCCCTAAACATTGT CTTTTTGGTGGATGGCATTCCCATTAGACAGTTCAAGAACCTGGAGTCCTTTGGCATTCCATTTCCCAAATACCAGCGTATGAGGTTATATTCCAGTCTCTGGAATGCGGATAACTGGGCTACAAGAGGAGGACTGGAAAAGATAGACTGGACACAAGCACCCTTCACTGCATCTTACAGGTACTTCAGTGCCGATTCCAATTCTCATGCCGCGTGGTATTGGGAGAAGGTGGACTATATTGGAAAAGGGCAGATGCAATGGGTGCAAAAAAACTATATGATCTACAACTACTGCACAGATGCAAAGCGATTCCCCCTAGGGTTTGCACCTGAATGCTATTTGACTTATCTGTCTTAA